In one window of Thermodesulfobacteriota bacterium DNA:
- a CDS encoding NADH-ubiquinone oxidoreductase-F iron-sulfur binding region domain-containing protein, giving the protein MNRIRAISDLEELRRSILAKKDPNKVVIGVCCTTGCQARRSGEVIDAFKNEIKEKGLQDKVEIKKTGCHGFCEMGPIVVVEPANSFYCRVSAKDVTDIVSETALKDKVIDRLLWRHPETKEVVVSQKDIPFYKKQKKVVSHNSGRIDPTNIEDYIAVGGYDALAKSLTAMTPAEIVETVVASGIRGRGGGGFPTGIKWRICSNAPGDTKYIIANGDEGDPGAYMDRSLMEGDPHSIIEGMIIGGFAIGAREGIIYVRGEYPIAIMHLSRAIKQAEEYGLLGRDILGSDFDFTLKISRGAGAFVCGEETALMISIEGRSGAPRPRPPYPAIEGLWGKPTVLNNVETFANIPKIILNGASWYSDMGTAGSKGTKIFSLVGKVRNTGLVEVEMGTTLREIIFDIGGGIRKGRRFKAVQTGGPSGGCIPISKIGMSVDYDSLRDVGAIMGSGGMIVMDETSCMVDVARYFINFLMFESCGKCVPCREGLKQMHEILTNICEGRGQRGDIELLSDLAGVMTPASLCALGGTAPNPVLSTIRYFRDEYEAHIFDKKCQAGVCKNLFEYVIDEERCNGCTLCQLRCPQGAISGEKKKPHVIDRERCIKCGICYSICKREAIRVK; this is encoded by the coding sequence ATGAACAGGATTAGAGCTATATCAGACCTGGAAGAATTACGCCGATCGATTCTTGCAAAGAAAGATCCAAACAAGGTTGTAATTGGGGTTTGCTGCACCACCGGCTGTCAGGCCAGACGGTCCGGGGAGGTTATTGACGCCTTTAAAAACGAAATAAAAGAAAAAGGACTTCAAGACAAGGTAGAAATCAAAAAGACCGGATGTCATGGCTTTTGTGAAATGGGTCCTATTGTGGTCGTTGAGCCGGCTAATAGCTTCTACTGCCGGGTGAGCGCTAAAGATGTTACGGATATTGTTTCCGAGACCGCCTTAAAGGATAAGGTCATAGATCGATTATTATGGAGGCACCCGGAGACTAAAGAAGTGGTTGTGTCTCAAAAAGACATCCCTTTTTATAAAAAACAGAAGAAGGTCGTTTCTCATAACAGCGGCAGGATCGATCCGACAAATATAGAAGACTATATAGCGGTTGGGGGATATGACGCTTTGGCAAAAAGCCTGACCGCTATGACTCCGGCAGAGATAGTGGAAACCGTTGTCGCTTCCGGTATCCGGGGAAGGGGCGGAGGCGGTTTCCCCACCGGCATAAAATGGCGGATTTGCAGTAATGCGCCCGGTGACACTAAGTATATTATAGCCAATGGTGACGAGGGTGATCCTGGTGCGTACATGGATCGAAGTCTTATGGAGGGCGACCCGCATAGTATTATCGAGGGGATGATCATCGGCGGTTTTGCCATCGGGGCGCGTGAAGGCATTATATATGTGCGGGGTGAATATCCGATAGCTATTATGCACTTGTCCCGTGCTATAAAACAGGCAGAAGAATATGGCCTTCTGGGCCGGGATATTCTGGGCAGTGATTTTGATTTCACGCTTAAGATAAGCAGGGGCGCCGGAGCGTTTGTATGCGGAGAAGAAACCGCCCTCATGATTTCCATCGAGGGCAGGAGCGGCGCCCCGCGGCCCAGACCGCCTTACCCGGCCATCGAAGGATTATGGGGCAAACCTACAGTCCTGAATAACGTGGAGACCTTTGCCAATATCCCCAAGATAATTTTAAACGGCGCGTCCTGGTATTCTGATATGGGAACGGCCGGAAGCAAGGGGACAAAGATATTCTCGCTGGTGGGTAAGGTCAGGAATACGGGGTTGGTCGAAGTGGAGATGGGGACTACTCTCCGCGAAATTATTTTTGATATTGGAGGCGGGATCAGAAAAGGCAGGCGTTTCAAAGCGGTTCAGACCGGAGGGCCGTCCGGAGGGTGTATCCCTATCAGTAAGATAGGCATGTCTGTGGATTATGACAGTCTCAGGGATGTTGGGGCCATTATGGGTTCAGGCGGTATGATCGTGATGGATGAGACATCCTGCATGGTGGATGTCGCCAGGTACTTCATAAACTTCTTGATGTTCGAATCGTGCGGCAAATGTGTCCCATGCCGGGAAGGCCTGAAACAGATGCATGAGATATTGACAAATATCTGCGAGGGCCGGGGGCAGAGAGGTGATATTGAATTATTAAGTGATCTTGCCGGTGTTATGACGCCGGCCTCTCTGTGTGCCCTGGGCGGGACCGCTCCCAATCCTGTGCTCAGCACTATTCGGTACTTCCGGGATGAATATGAGGCCCATATATTTGATAAAAAGTGCCAGGCCGGGGTATGCAAAAACCTCTTTGAATATGTTATTGACGAGGAGCGTTGTAACGGTTGCACCCTTTGTCAGCTTAGATGTCCGCAGGGAGCCATTTCCGGCGAAAAAAAGAAACCCCATGTGATCGACCGTGAACGTTGTATTAAGTGCGGTATCTGTTACAGTATATGCAAGCGGGAAGCAATCAGAGTCAAATAG
- a CDS encoding NifB/NifX family molybdenum-iron cluster-binding protein, with the protein MNKTRIFEGRMNGGRTEASPSRQALPETKIAFATLDNRIAPVFDTARQIHVIEAKFGQIVHESREPLADNLPVQRALRLAELEIKTLVCGAISRPLHALVTAYGIRVISFVAGDLHDVVRAWLSGRVDWNAFAMPGCCGRRRFRGMRDIYQEGAVMNAGAHGGMGASGGSLAAGPAGYCVCPQCGHKEPHKRGVPCIERKCQKCGAAMTRK; encoded by the coding sequence ATGAACAAAACCAGAATATTTGAAGGTAGGATGAATGGAGGCCGGACCGAGGCCTCTCCTTCCAGACAAGCGCTTCCTGAAACAAAAATAGCTTTCGCAACTCTGGACAATCGAATTGCACCGGTCTTTGACACCGCACGGCAGATTCACGTTATCGAGGCCAAGTTTGGACAGATTGTCCACGAAAGCCGGGAGCCGTTGGCGGACAATCTGCCGGTTCAAAGGGCGCTTCGTCTGGCGGAGTTGGAGATCAAAACGCTGGTTTGCGGCGCCATTTCCAGGCCACTGCATGCATTGGTCACCGCTTACGGAATCCGCGTTATCTCATTTGTGGCTGGCGATTTACATGATGTTGTCCGGGCCTGGCTCTCAGGGCGGGTCGATTGGAATGCCTTTGCCATGCCGGGCTGTTGCGGGCGCCGTCGCTTCAGGGGAATGCGCGACATTTATCAGGAGGGAGCCGTTATGAACGCAGGAGCGCACGGCGGAATGGGAGCATCTGGCGGCTCCTTGGCGGCCGGACCTGCCGGCTACTGCGTATGCCCACAATGCGGGCATAAAGAACCACACAAACGCGGCGTGCCCTGCATCGAGCGCAAGTGCCAAAAGTGCGGGGCCGCCATGACCAGGAAATAG
- a CDS encoding sigma 54-interacting transcriptional regulator: MTHRKDMKSASLTPTEAILESISDGVFTVDSGWRITSFNRAAEEITGVSRKEAIGQRCSEVFRSNMCGAACALQETLKTGKPIIGKSGYIIDSSGNHIPISISTAVLRDASGRVIGGAETFRDLSEIEALRRELKGKFRIGDLASRSPLMQRLFEVLPAIAASPSTVLILGETGTGKELVARTVHSLSPRNRGPFIAVNCGALPDTLLESELFGYKAGAFTGANKDKPGRFALAKGGTIFLDEIGEVSPALQVRLLRVLQERTYEPLGATRSETADERVVVATNKDLAELVRQGLFREDLYYRVNVVRIELPPLRRRKEDIPLLVDQFITRFNRLQQKTVEGITSEATSFLMSHDWPGNIRELENAIEHAFILCNEGRIGIEHLPEGLMAHVEAARTDSNLRFAHDILDVQAIHAALERNNFNRLAAARELGIHKTTLFRRMKRLGIALPRQPGHSTSIR; encoded by the coding sequence ATGACCCATAGAAAAGATATGAAATCCGCGAGCCTTACCCCCACCGAGGCCATCCTGGAGAGCATCTCGGACGGTGTATTCACGGTGGACTCGGGATGGCGCATCACTTCGTTCAACCGGGCGGCAGAAGAGATCACGGGCGTATCGCGTAAAGAAGCGATCGGCCAGCGATGCTCAGAGGTGTTCCGCTCCAACATGTGCGGGGCCGCCTGCGCGCTTCAAGAGACTTTGAAGACGGGCAAACCCATCATCGGGAAATCCGGATATATCATCGACTCAAGCGGAAACCACATCCCCATCAGCATCTCCACCGCCGTGCTACGGGACGCCTCTGGCCGCGTGATCGGCGGCGCGGAGACCTTTCGCGACCTTTCCGAAATTGAGGCGCTACGCCGGGAATTGAAGGGAAAGTTTCGGATCGGCGATCTTGCCAGCCGAAGTCCTTTGATGCAGCGATTGTTCGAGGTTTTGCCCGCCATCGCCGCCAGTCCCAGTACGGTTCTCATCCTCGGAGAAACCGGAACCGGCAAGGAATTGGTGGCGCGGACGGTTCACTCACTTAGCCCTCGTAACCGGGGGCCGTTCATTGCGGTCAACTGCGGAGCCTTGCCCGATACGCTTCTGGAGTCGGAGTTGTTCGGCTACAAGGCCGGGGCATTCACCGGCGCAAACAAGGACAAGCCTGGACGTTTCGCGTTGGCCAAGGGAGGGACCATTTTCCTCGACGAGATCGGCGAGGTCAGCCCGGCCCTCCAGGTCAGGCTGCTCCGTGTGCTACAGGAGCGGACATACGAGCCGCTAGGGGCAACCCGCTCGGAGACCGCCGATGAGCGGGTCGTCGTCGCCACAAACAAGGATCTGGCTGAGCTGGTACGTCAGGGCCTTTTTCGAGAGGACCTCTATTACCGCGTGAACGTGGTGCGCATTGAACTGCCTCCGTTGCGCCGGCGAAAAGAGGACATCCCCCTTTTGGTAGACCAGTTTATCACCCGGTTCAACCGGTTGCAGCAAAAAACTGTTGAGGGAATCACATCGGAAGCCACGTCTTTCCTTATGTCCCATGATTGGCCGGGAAACATTCGTGAGCTGGAAAACGCCATCGAGCATGCCTTCATTCTTTGCAATGAGGGGCGCATCGGCATCGAACACCTGCCCGAGGGGTTAATGGCTCATGTCGAGGCTGCGCGTACGGATTCCAATCTGCGGTTCGCCCACGATATTCTCGACGTCCAGGCCATTCACGCCGCTCTTGAACGCAATAACTTCAATAGGCTGGCGGCGGCAAGGGAACTTGGCATCCACAAGACCACGCTCTTTCGTAGAATGAAGAGGCTGGGCATTGCCCTCCCCCGGCAACCCGGCCATTCCACGAGCATACGGTAG
- a CDS encoding 2Fe-2S iron-sulfur cluster-binding protein, with product MKIAIIIDGQRVQIDRGAPIIDAARKAGIFIPTLCYHEALKAYGSCRLCMVEVIQNRQSRLVTSCNFPAEGGMEVFTDTPRVRKIRRVIVELLLARCPDVPLLRTMAVQMGIDFNRFRKKEGKECILCGLCVRFCEEVVGVGAIGLANRGTEREVATPFKVASDVCIGCGSCTYICPTGCIEMVPDEETPKLRRMNLGKLSLSPCPNNYQCETCSIEQEFLQDIKQVVADFRSKQKRTPF from the coding sequence GTGAAGATAGCCATAATAATTGACGGCCAAAGGGTACAGATCGACCGCGGGGCTCCGATTATTGATGCGGCCAGGAAAGCCGGTATCTTTATTCCCACTCTCTGTTACCACGAGGCCCTTAAGGCGTATGGGTCGTGTCGTCTCTGTATGGTGGAGGTTATTCAGAATAGGCAGTCCAGGTTGGTGACGTCCTGCAACTTTCCGGCAGAAGGGGGGATGGAGGTCTTTACCGATACACCCAGGGTCAGAAAAATCAGAAGGGTAATCGTGGAACTCTTACTGGCGAGATGTCCTGATGTGCCGTTGTTACGGACCATGGCTGTGCAGATGGGGATTGACTTCAACCGTTTCCGGAAAAAAGAGGGGAAAGAGTGCATCCTGTGCGGACTCTGCGTCCGTTTTTGTGAAGAAGTCGTGGGGGTCGGGGCCATAGGCCTGGCCAATCGGGGTACGGAACGCGAAGTGGCGACCCCTTTTAAGGTGGCCTCGGATGTCTGTATCGGCTGTGGTTCATGCACGTATATATGCCCTACAGGGTGCATTGAGATGGTTCCTGACGAAGAAACACCAAAACTGCGGCGTATGAACCTGGGTAAACTCTCACTTTCTCCCTGCCCGAATAACTATCAGTGTGAGACATGCTCGATCGAACAAGAATTTCTTCAGGATATAAAGCAGGTTGTTGCCGATTTTCGGAGTAAGCAGAAGAGGACGCCGTTTTAA
- a CDS encoding iron-sulfur cluster assembly scaffold protein: MGEVKAMTDDLDAFVQQLQSSVFEETRREWGEKAYQRWRNPSYLGAMDDADGKASLRGSCGDQMQIYLKVDAHRVTKASFLTDGCGPSVVCGSFAAEMSLGKDPEELFKISGEAILSAIGGLPKDHEHCAFLAAGTLQAAANDYLVRQAQKYKTTTVGQDVCE; this comes from the coding sequence TTGGGTGAGGTCAAGGCGATGACAGACGATTTGGATGCCTTTGTACAACAACTTCAATCAAGCGTTTTTGAGGAAACCAGGAGAGAGTGGGGTGAGAAGGCCTACCAGCGCTGGCGAAATCCCAGCTATCTGGGAGCGATGGACGATGCGGATGGCAAGGCCTCTTTGAGAGGGTCTTGCGGAGATCAAATGCAGATTTATCTAAAGGTTGATGCACATCGGGTGACCAAGGCGTCTTTTCTAACAGATGGATGCGGTCCCAGCGTGGTGTGTGGTTCTTTCGCGGCCGAAATGTCTTTGGGGAAGGATCCCGAAGAACTTTTTAAAATATCAGGGGAAGCCATTTTATCAGCCATTGGCGGCCTACCCAAAGACCATGAGCATTGCGCCTTTCTGGCCGCTGGAACTCTCCAGGCGGCGGCTAACGATTATCTTGTCAGGCAAGCGCAAAAATACAAAACCACAACAGTAGGTCAAGACGTTTGCGAATGA
- a CDS encoding hydrogenase iron-sulfur subunit, with the protein MVNEPKILGFLCHWCCYAAADAAGVARFQYPSYIRTIRVMCTGRIDPVFILDGFVKGAAGIFMGGUHLGECHYRSGNFEAIKKIKLIHTILDQVGVDKGRVRLEWVSAAEGPRFVQVVTDFSHRIRDLGPVGQSEGVDRQLLLRKLEAARLAAEGMKLRAVFAKQAKEMKESNADFPSEEKLRATLVDEMDIFETLLFLQKDKNDIAELAELLNLSPERVKYCIDTLGRRNIWSGVPYGNSSVNSSGS; encoded by the coding sequence ATGGTGAATGAACCTAAAATACTTGGATTTTTATGCCACTGGTGTTGCTACGCGGCGGCGGATGCCGCGGGGGTGGCCCGGTTTCAGTATCCGTCCTACATTCGGACTATACGGGTCATGTGTACCGGCAGGATAGATCCCGTCTTTATTCTGGACGGTTTTGTCAAAGGGGCGGCCGGGATTTTCATGGGCGGGTGACACCTTGGTGAATGTCATTACCGGTCCGGTAATTTCGAAGCCATAAAAAAGATCAAATTAATCCACACCATCCTGGATCAGGTTGGAGTGGACAAGGGAAGGGTGAGGCTGGAATGGGTCTCTGCTGCCGAAGGCCCGCGTTTTGTCCAGGTGGTAACCGACTTCTCCCATCGAATCCGAGACCTTGGCCCGGTAGGGCAAAGTGAGGGCGTTGATCGCCAGCTTCTGCTCCGTAAGCTGGAGGCTGCCAGGCTGGCTGCGGAGGGCATGAAGCTGCGGGCGGTTTTTGCGAAACAGGCAAAGGAGATGAAGGAAAGCAACGCCGATTTTCCCTCTGAAGAAAAACTGAGAGCAACGCTAGTTGATGAAATGGACATCTTTGAGACTCTCCTGTTCCTTCAGAAAGACAAGAACGACATCGCAGAGCTGGCGGAATTGCTGAATCTTTCGCCGGAACGGGTCAAGTACTGTATCGACACGCTGGGCAGGAGGAATATCTGGAGCGGAGTACCGTATGGAAACAGTTCTGTTAACTCAAGCGGATCCTAA
- a CDS encoding 4Fe-4S dicluster domain-containing protein — translation METVLLTQADPNFKYEIAGKIGLEEIKPCYSCGSCTGVCPVREVIEDFDPRRIIHMIVLGMRDEVLSSDLIWFCCLCNSCYFVCPQGIKFARIATELQKMALAEGRVDDDFLKRLEPVKACLQDLCRRTMFMKVKEGLRGTHIMPCWRKYTAKAG, via the coding sequence ATGGAAACAGTTCTGTTAACTCAAGCGGATCCTAATTTCAAATACGAAATCGCCGGGAAGATAGGCCTGGAGGAGATAAAGCCCTGCTATTCCTGCGGGTCATGTACGGGGGTATGCCCGGTTCGGGAGGTCATAGAGGATTTCGACCCGCGGCGCATCATACACATGATCGTTCTGGGTATGAGGGATGAGGTTCTTTCATCTGACCTTATCTGGTTTTGCTGCCTGTGCAACTCCTGCTATTTCGTTTGTCCGCAAGGGATAAAGTTCGCGCGTATAGCCACCGAGCTGCAAAAAATGGCGCTGGCCGAGGGGCGCGTTGACGATGACTTCCTGAAACGGTTGGAGCCGGTTAAGGCCTGTTTACAGGATCTATGCCGTCGTACTATGTTTATGAAGGTGAAAGAAGGCTTGCGGGGGACGCATATCATGCCCTGCTGGCGAAAGTATACGGCGAAAGCAGGTTAA
- a CDS encoding radical SAM protein has translation MGRSLGIDLVPFKTCTYDCVYCQLGRTTNKTLERKEYVPVKDVLAELGQKLAVGDVPDYISLAGSGEPTLNSGIGDLIRKIKGLTDIPVAVLTNGSLLWMSEVHDALMTADLVLPSLDAGDEPLFRYVNRPHEDISFEQMVDGVASFSKRFPGELWLEVLLLGGVTGIPAEVEKIAAIIRQIQPARVQLNTVVRPPSEEFVFPLSPDQLLALKGFFPGQVDIISGNERDLSHATALSGSRNEEVLALLSRRPCTSADIASGLGIHITEAVKQLDALKSAGKVTTVLVGGRVFYTVIGSTEASRS, from the coding sequence TTGGGTCGGTCTCTCGGAATCGATCTTGTGCCGTTCAAAACCTGCACCTATGACTGCGTGTACTGCCAATTGGGCCGGACTACTAATAAAACCCTTGAGCGAAAGGAATACGTCCCGGTTAAAGATGTCTTGGCCGAACTGGGACAGAAGCTGGCTGTGGGGGATGTTCCTGATTACATTAGCCTTGCGGGCTCCGGCGAACCCACGCTGAATTCCGGCATCGGTGACCTGATCCGCAAGATCAAGGGGTTGACGGATATCCCGGTGGCCGTCCTGACCAATGGCTCGCTGTTATGGATGAGTGAAGTCCATGATGCCCTGATGACAGCCGACCTTGTGCTTCCATCGCTGGACGCTGGTGATGAGCCGCTTTTTAGATACGTCAATCGTCCGCATGAAGATATCTCCTTTGAGCAAATGGTCGATGGCGTTGCTTCCTTTAGTAAACGCTTTCCGGGGGAGCTGTGGCTGGAGGTTCTTCTGCTTGGCGGCGTTACGGGAATCCCCGCTGAAGTTGAGAAAATCGCCGCCATCATTAGGCAAATCCAACCGGCACGGGTGCAACTGAACACCGTTGTTCGTCCACCCTCTGAAGAATTTGTCTTTCCTCTCTCGCCCGACCAGCTTCTCGCCCTGAAAGGATTTTTCCCGGGTCAAGTGGACATCATCAGCGGGAACGAACGTGACCTCTCGCACGCCACAGCCCTTTCCGGCTCCAGAAATGAGGAGGTCCTGGCGTTGCTTAGCAGGCGACCGTGTACCTCCGCCGATATTGCAAGCGGTCTTGGCATTCATATCACGGAAGCGGTCAAGCAACTCGATGCGCTCAAATCTGCTGGAAAGGTGACAACGGTTCTCGTGGGTGGACGGGTTTTCTATACCGTTATCGGATCGACAGAAGCTTCGAGGTCATGA
- a CDS encoding DUF5320 domain-containing protein, with protein sequence MPGGNGTGPMGMGPMTGRAAGYCAGSGMPGYASFAPGRGFGMGFGRGRGYGGRGRRSMFYATGRPGWMRFGGYAGSYGSPMPYQEPNAEMEKQALKSQADALQSELELIKKRLAEIETGSAKA encoded by the coding sequence ATGCCAGGAGGAAATGGAACCGGACCCATGGGAATGGGGCCAATGACGGGACGCGCGGCAGGATATTGCGCGGGTTCTGGGATGCCGGGATATGCGAGTTTTGCCCCGGGACGGGGTTTTGGAATGGGGTTTGGAAGGGGTCGCGGATACGGCGGACGCGGAAGGCGAAGCATGTTTTATGCCACAGGCCGTCCGGGCTGGATGCGATTTGGAGGGTATGCAGGGTCCTATGGATCCCCAATGCCATACCAGGAACCCAATGCGGAGATGGAAAAGCAGGCACTCAAGAGCCAGGCCGACGCACTGCAGTCGGAACTGGAATTAATCAAGAAGCGCCTCGCCGAGATTGAAACCGGATCTGCGAAGGCATGA
- a CDS encoding NAD(P)H-dependent oxidoreductase subunit E: MDLKKVDSILEKHGYRHSEVIGIMQDLQEIENYLPQEMLRYISGKLELKLTRIFDIATFYKCFSLVPRGRHIIRVCCGTACHLGGAARNLEQVKRLLNVEAGETTDDRNFSLETVNCLGACALAPVTVVDKDYYDGVHPGKIEKILSKYYPESKRLPHEQD, from the coding sequence ATGGACCTCAAAAAAGTTGACTCTATATTGGAAAAGCACGGCTACCGTCACTCGGAAGTAATCGGCATCATGCAGGATTTACAGGAGATCGAGAATTACTTGCCGCAGGAAATGCTTCGCTACATATCCGGGAAGCTGGAACTCAAGCTGACAAGAATTTTCGACATTGCCACTTTCTACAAGTGTTTCAGTCTGGTGCCGAGAGGACGTCACATTATCAGAGTATGTTGCGGCACCGCCTGTCATCTTGGCGGCGCGGCGCGGAATTTGGAACAAGTAAAGAGGCTACTCAATGTGGAAGCAGGGGAAACGACAGATGACCGTAATTTCTCGTTGGAGACGGTTAACTGTCTTGGCGCCTGTGCCCTGGCGCCGGTTACCGTGGTAGACAAGGATTATTACGACGGCGTGCATCCCGGCAAAATCGAGAAAATTCTTTCGAAATATTATCCGGAGTCAAAAAGGTTACCCCATGAACAGGATTAG
- a CDS encoding ARMT1-like domain-containing protein translates to MNTSLDCIPCFIRQALEAVRMVSTDRIVHERVVRDVLRWTGEMDLDFPPPVMGQRIHRRLREITGVEDPYRLAKGHQNRMALSLLPELKAEIKAASDPLAIAVRLAIAGNVIDMGVNGSVTESDVRQSVSQALAGAFIGQMDEFRQFVAKARSILYLADNAGEIVFDRLLIEQLSPERVTVVVRGAPVINDATMGDARDVGLHEIVEIIDNGSDAPGTILEECNQEFRRRFAEADLILAKGQGNYETLNDGPTNIFFLFKAKCPVIAGHAGLPLGTQALIRSGNMISNLEGDLSAERSNVR, encoded by the coding sequence ATGAATACATCTCTCGATTGCATTCCCTGCTTCATTCGCCAGGCATTAGAGGCGGTTAGGATGGTTTCTACGGACCGCATCGTTCATGAAAGAGTTGTGCGTGATGTGTTGCGCTGGACCGGTGAGATGGACTTGGATTTTCCGCCTCCCGTTATGGGCCAACGTATTCATCGGCGCCTCCGGGAGATTACCGGCGTAGAGGACCCTTACCGGCTGGCGAAAGGACATCAGAACCGCATGGCCTTGAGTCTGCTCCCGGAGCTGAAAGCTGAGATCAAAGCCGCGTCGGACCCGCTGGCCATTGCGGTGCGCCTGGCCATTGCAGGGAATGTGATCGACATGGGTGTGAACGGCAGCGTGACCGAGTCCGATGTGCGCCAATCCGTTAGCCAGGCGCTGGCGGGGGCTTTCATCGGGCAGATGGATGAATTTCGACAATTTGTCGCCAAAGCCCGAAGCATCCTGTACCTGGCCGATAACGCCGGCGAGATTGTCTTTGACCGGCTGCTGATCGAGCAACTTTCACCGGAGCGGGTCACCGTAGTCGTGCGGGGCGCGCCGGTCATCAACGACGCGACCATGGGCGACGCCCGGGACGTGGGACTCCACGAAATCGTCGAGATCATCGACAACGGTTCGGATGCGCCGGGGACGATACTTGAGGAGTGCAACCAGGAATTTCGACGGCGATTCGCCGAGGCCGACTTGATCCTTGCCAAGGGGCAAGGCAACTATGAGACACTCAACGACGGGCCGACCAATATCTTTTTTTTGTTCAAGGCCAAGTGCCCTGTAATCGCGGGCCATGCTGGACTGCCGTTGGGGACACAGGCGCTGATCCGTTCGGGAAATATGATATCAAATTTGGAGGGCGATCTTTCCGCTGAAAGATCAAATGTTCGCTGA
- a CDS encoding zinc ribbon domain-containing protein — protein sequence MPTYEYECEACGWIFDRRQRIMEDPIRACPECHGKVRRLVSGGIGFILKGFGHSRAGQHGSEYSPEQMGKTCCGRNERCGESPCGDKS from the coding sequence ATGCCGACCTATGAATACGAATGTGAGGCATGTGGCTGGATATTCGACCGACGGCAGCGGATCATGGAGGACCCCATCAGAGCGTGTCCGGAATGCCATGGAAAGGTCCGGCGGCTAGTTAGCGGCGGTATCGGGTTTATCCTCAAGGGGTTTGGGCATAGCCGAGCAGGACAACACGGGAGCGAATATTCACCGGAACAAATGGGTAAGACCTGCTGCGGGCGAAATGAACGTTGCGGAGAATCGCCGTGCGGGGACAAATCATGA
- a CDS encoding 4Fe-4S dicluster domain-containing protein, with the protein MQQVTPPVQDIKKRKRYVAIVNQERCKGCNECVDICPMGAIAVKGGKASVDAQNCVGCGACVNICPAGAISFHQ; encoded by the coding sequence ATGCAGCAAGTGACCCCACCAGTTCAAGATATTAAGAAAAGGAAACGTTATGTCGCTATAGTTAACCAGGAACGGTGTAAGGGGTGCAACGAGTGCGTTGATATCTGCCCAATGGGGGCTATTGCTGTTAAGGGCGGCAAGGCGAGCGTTGATGCGCAAAACTGCGTTGGGTGCGGCGCATGTGTGAATATATGCCCCGCTGGGGCAATCAGTTTTCATCAATAA
- a CDS encoding CGGC domain-containing protein — translation MAKIGLIRCEKNEKRCPLTGCLQSMKNTTQGFARYADAEIVGVFTCRCPGEGVVELAKILKSKGAEVIHWCTCTFARQENGKWLAGGGFCDSVDTILNRISREAEITCVKGTAHLPEGYQPKVFE, via the coding sequence ATGGCAAAAATTGGTTTGATCCGTTGTGAAAAAAACGAAAAGCGATGTCCCCTTACCGGTTGTCTTCAAAGTATGAAAAATACCACCCAGGGCTTTGCCCGCTATGCGGATGCCGAAATCGTGGGAGTTTTCACCTGCCGGTGTCCGGGGGAAGGCGTTGTAGAACTGGCGAAAATCCTGAAGAGTAAAGGCGCCGAGGTGATCCATTGGTGTACCTGTACCTTCGCCCGCCAGGAAAACGGGAAATGGTTGGCGGGCGGCGGCTTTTGTGACAGCGTGGATACGATCCTCAATCGTATCTCCCGGGAAGCAGAAATTACATGTGTAAAAGGTACGGCCCATCTTCCAGAGGGATATCAGCCGAAAGTATTCGAGTGA